One Nostoc sp. UHCC 0302 DNA window includes the following coding sequences:
- a CDS encoding transposase family protein translates to MVFDYIQKYPHRTKQILGISYEQFQSLLNCAINRYKEIKTKQERQKIRINASGGGRPAKLLIQEQVCLCLFYLRQMPTFQVLGILFGISKTEANDTFHDWIPILRDILPSSLLEQVSNNESDLLFVQEVLMNFRLLVDSLEQPIYRPSDSKEQQEYFSGKKKQHTLKSQIIGLPEGKDIVEVDIGTPGPTADIKLFRKSRSKFDESQPFSGDKAYQGGKNITTPHKRKPKQELTQQQKDENKALSSNRIFIEHLIRLLKIFRIASQRFRLKLDTYEQIILTVCGLVRLRIGSLVLPN, encoded by the coding sequence ATGGTTTTTGATTACATCCAGAAATATCCGCACCGAACAAAACAAATTTTAGGGATTAGTTATGAGCAGTTCCAATCACTGTTAAATTGTGCCATAAATCGTTACAAGGAAATTAAAACTAAACAAGAAAGACAGAAAATTAGAATCAATGCGTCTGGTGGGGGTCGTCCAGCAAAATTATTAATCCAAGAGCAGGTATGTTTATGCTTGTTTTATTTAAGACAAATGCCAACATTTCAAGTATTAGGAATTTTGTTTGGTATTTCTAAGACAGAAGCTAATGACACATTCCATGATTGGATACCTATCCTCCGAGACATTTTACCCTCCAGCTTGTTAGAACAAGTTTCAAATAATGAAAGCGATTTGCTCTTTGTTCAAGAAGTATTGATGAATTTTAGGCTATTGGTTGATAGCCTGGAACAACCAATATATAGACCTTCTGACTCTAAAGAGCAGCAAGAATATTTTTCTGGCAAGAAGAAACAACATACTTTAAAAAGTCAGATAATTGGGCTGCCAGAAGGTAAAGATATTGTTGAAGTAGATATAGGGACTCCTGGCCCAACAGCAGATATAAAATTATTTCGTAAGTCTCGAAGTAAATTTGATGAATCACAACCATTTTCAGGGGATAAAGCGTATCAAGGTGGTAAAAACATTACTACTCCTCATAAAAGAAAACCAAAACAAGAATTAACCCAACAGCAGAAAGATGAAAATAAAGCTTTATCTAGTAATCGGATATTTATTGAGCATTTGATTCGCTTGCTGAAAATATTTCGTATAGCTTCACAAAGATTTCGCCTAAAGCTTGACACTTACGAGCAGATTATTTTAACAGTTTGCGGGTTAGTTAGGCTAAGAATAGGTAGTTTAGTTTTACCAAATTAA
- a CDS encoding DUF1186 domain-containing protein: MRKQYRRFPCLALERAIEERSAITPILLSSLEKLSNNLQKLLEKEECILHIYALYLVVQFRETLAYPVIIKYFLVIILNWE; encoded by the coding sequence ATTAGAAAACAATACCGGAGATTTCCCTGTTTAGCTTTAGAAAGAGCGATTGAAGAACGCTCAGCTATAACTCCCATATTATTATCAAGTCTAGAGAAGTTAAGTAATAATCTTCAAAAGCTATTAGAAAAAGAAGAATGCATTTTACATATTTATGCGCTCTATTTAGTAGTACAATTTAGAGAAACGTTAGCATATCCGGTAATAATCAAATATTTTTTGGTGATTATTTTGAATTGGGAATAG
- a CDS encoding IS982 family transposase — protein sequence MKVTRLLTQTSPMTSIDFGTLITTIFVVVDDWYQKQVKNETLIKPGAKTRMSDSEIMTLALVMDYLPFPGETQFLGFIRGNYKQWFPNLLDQSQFNRRLRKLDGMLENLRRSWVEQLVEGSEKYFLLDTKPLPVLGLKRDKRYSDFAGNAAPGRCAAREMSYFGYKLVMLSTWNGIAVAYDIVPANTDERIAADAVLEMVQHSDIYADKGFISADWQAAIARRTGNRIWTNKRDNQHLQHSHALKRFISRVRQRVEGVFHEIQNTGRNPERLLNKTVDGFCVHIAAKVASHTLRLLLRRRFGINVLTFQSQPI from the coding sequence ATGAAAGTTACCAGACTTTTAACTCAGACTTCCCCCATGACTAGCATAGACTTTGGAACATTAATTACAACAATATTTGTAGTAGTCGATGATTGGTATCAAAAGCAAGTAAAAAATGAAACTTTGATAAAACCGGGTGCGAAGACGAGAATGAGTGATAGCGAAATCATGACACTAGCATTGGTCATGGATTATCTACCATTTCCCGGAGAAACACAATTTCTTGGTTTCATCAGGGGAAATTACAAGCAATGGTTTCCAAATTTACTCGACCAGAGTCAATTTAATCGGCGGTTACGCAAATTAGATGGGATGTTAGAGAACTTACGCCGCAGTTGGGTAGAGCAATTGGTTGAAGGAAGTGAAAAATATTTCCTTCTCGATACTAAACCGTTACCAGTATTAGGACTCAAACGAGACAAGCGATATAGTGACTTTGCCGGAAACGCTGCCCCTGGTCGATGTGCTGCTAGAGAAATGAGTTATTTTGGCTACAAGCTAGTAATGCTATCAACGTGGAATGGAATTGCCGTTGCTTATGACATAGTACCTGCTAATACTGATGAAAGAATTGCCGCTGATGCTGTTTTAGAGATGGTTCAGCACAGCGATATTTACGCAGATAAAGGCTTTATTTCTGCCGACTGGCAAGCTGCCATCGCTCGCCGCACTGGTAATCGTATCTGGACAAACAAGCGCGATAACCAGCATCTTCAACATTCTCATGCTTTGAAACGTTTTATTAGTCGTGTTCGCCAACGCGTTGAAGGTGTTTTTCACGAAATTCAAAATACTGGCCGTAATCCCGAACGCCTACTTAATAAAACTGTTGATGGCTTTTGTGTACATATTGCTGCCAAAGTTGCATCTCACACACTACGTCTATTGCTTCGCCGCCGTTTTGGCATCAATGTTCTCACTTTTCAGTCTCAACCTATTTAA
- a CDS encoding acyl--CoA ligase family protein, whose protein sequence is MNPETVGRSFLTPLTFIQRNAKVYSHKVAITYNQKRFTYKEFAQRINCLASALHHAGLEKGDRVAFFCFNTPPMLEAHFAVPLAGGILVSINTRLASQEVAYILNDCGAKFLFIDTELANIIRPVQNSLETVKHIINIRDVEGFEPINGEDYEAFLQTGNPTPLSWVITDERDTISINYTSGTSGKPKGVMYSHRGAYINSLGEIIETTLTPNSVYLWTLPMFHCNGWCFTWAVTAIGGTHICLRKFNPGNIWKLIQQLGVTHLNAAPVVLSSLLNHPDCPQLLAKPLTITTAGAPPSPTLIEKLTNIGAKIIHVYGLTEVYGPYSVCEYQSDWNNLNIEKQAKLMARQGVPYIGADDLRVVDQNMNDVPADGETMGEVVMRGNMVMTGYYNDPEATEMAFRGGWFHSGDLAVMHSDGYIEVRDRMKDIIITNGENVSSIEVEQCLYRHEDVLECAVIAVPHAKRGEVPKAFVTLKENAQVTEQKLIQFCRHQIAAFKCPTTIEFTTLPKTSTGKIQKYLLREKEWIGYEKRIYGS, encoded by the coding sequence ATGAACCCTGAAACAGTTGGGCGCAGCTTTCTCACACCTCTAACTTTTATTCAACGTAATGCTAAAGTCTATAGCCATAAAGTTGCTATTACATATAATCAAAAACGTTTCACTTACAAGGAATTTGCTCAGAGGATAAATTGTCTAGCCTCAGCACTGCATCATGCTGGACTTGAAAAAGGGGATCGCGTCGCTTTTTTTTGTTTCAATACTCCACCTATGTTGGAAGCCCATTTTGCTGTACCTTTAGCAGGTGGTATTCTAGTATCTATTAATACTCGTTTAGCTTCCCAAGAAGTTGCTTATATCTTGAATGATTGCGGTGCTAAATTTCTCTTTATTGATACAGAATTAGCAAATATAATTCGACCTGTTCAAAATAGTCTAGAAACTGTTAAACACATAATTAATATTAGAGATGTTGAAGGATTTGAACCTATAAATGGAGAGGATTATGAAGCGTTCCTGCAAACTGGTAATCCTACTCCTTTATCTTGGGTAATTACGGATGAAAGAGACACGATTTCTATTAATTACACTAGTGGAACTTCTGGAAAACCCAAAGGTGTAATGTATTCTCATCGCGGTGCATATATTAACTCTTTAGGAGAAATAATTGAAACAACACTCACGCCTAACTCAGTTTATTTATGGACTCTGCCTATGTTTCACTGCAATGGTTGGTGTTTTACTTGGGCGGTAACTGCTATCGGTGGTACTCATATTTGTTTGCGTAAGTTTAACCCCGGTAATATCTGGAAGTTAATTCAACAACTTGGAGTAACTCATTTAAATGCTGCACCTGTAGTTTTAAGTTCTCTCCTCAATCATCCAGACTGTCCGCAATTATTAGCAAAACCTTTAACTATTACTACAGCAGGCGCACCACCATCACCTACATTGATTGAAAAACTTACTAACATTGGCGCAAAAATTATTCACGTTTATGGTTTAACAGAAGTTTATGGCCCATATAGTGTTTGTGAATATCAATCAGATTGGAATAATTTAAATATTGAAAAACAAGCAAAACTTATGGCACGTCAAGGCGTACCTTATATCGGTGCAGATGATTTACGAGTCGTAGATCAAAATATGAATGATGTCCCGGCGGACGGTGAAACAATGGGGGAAGTCGTGATGCGGGGAAATATGGTGATGACAGGTTATTATAATGACCCAGAAGCAACCGAAATGGCATTTAGAGGAGGATGGTTTCATAGCGGTGATTTAGCAGTAATGCACTCTGACGGTTATATTGAGGTGCGCGATCGCATGAAAGATATCATCATTACCAATGGGGAAAATGTCTCTAGTATTGAAGTTGAACAATGTCTTTACCGCCATGAAGACGTGTTAGAGTGTGCAGTTATTGCTGTACCTCATGCTAAGCGTGGTGAAGTGCCAAAAGCCTTTGTTACCCTCAAAGAAAACGCGCAAGTTACAGAACAAAAATTAATCCAATTCTGCCGCCATCAAATTGCTGCTTTTAAATGCCCTACGACGATTGAATTTACTACTCTGCCAAAAACTAGCACTGGTAAAATTCAAAAGTATTTGTTACGGGAGAAAGAATGGATCGGTTATGAAAAGAGGATTTATGGCAGTTAG
- a CDS encoding dienelactone hydrolase family protein, with protein sequence MLKFIEHKEIQAEIVELADNLQGYYARPQAEGIYPAVVVFMEGFGLNDFIKFNVCNHLAELGFVSLAPDFYHGDVYQYADFQAGIAKIKTLDEDVIMAETGAGLEFLANRQEVDSARIGAIGFCLGGRLAFLANSVYAHQLKGTVCFYGGGIAPEKDPFDRPSLLDRVEAMEAPLLLIYGALDNMITPDEHERITKSLSVAKKRHILRVFPDVGHGFASIKREGSEAVAAKEAWQMAINFLSENLG encoded by the coding sequence ATGTTGAAATTTATCGAACACAAAGAAATACAAGCTGAAATTGTAGAGCTAGCTGATAATTTGCAAGGCTACTATGCTAGACCACAAGCTGAAGGTATTTATCCCGCAGTTGTAGTTTTTATGGAAGGTTTTGGTCTAAATGACTTTATCAAGTTTAATGTATGCAATCACCTAGCTGAATTAGGTTTTGTTAGCCTAGCCCCAGATTTTTATCATGGCGATGTTTATCAATACGCAGATTTCCAAGCGGGGATTGCTAAAATTAAAACTTTGGATGAAGATGTGATTATGGCTGAAACTGGCGCAGGGCTTGAGTTTTTAGCTAACCGCCAAGAGGTTGATTCTGCTCGCATTGGTGCGATCGGCTTTTGCTTGGGTGGACGTTTGGCTTTTTTAGCTAACTCTGTTTATGCTCATCAACTTAAAGGTACTGTTTGTTTTTATGGTGGTGGTATCGCACCAGAAAAAGATCCATTTGATCGTCCGTCTTTATTAGATCGAGTTGAGGCTATGGAAGCACCTCTGCTGTTAATTTACGGTGCGCTGGATAATATGATTACTCCAGATGAGCACGAACGTATTACTAAGTCTTTGTCTGTAGCCAAAAAACGCCATATACTCAGGGTGTTTCCTGATGTTGGTCATGGCTTTGCAAGCATCAAACGTGAAGGCTCTGAGGCAGTTGCAGCCAAAGAAGCATGGCAAATGGCTATAAACTTTTTATCCGAGAATTTGGGCTGA
- a CDS encoding sugar ABC transporter permease, translating to MTNLHTLRNREQQTAWILLIPTLLLLLFVFGYPILRAFWLSVFTKNLGTELQPVFSGLDNYVRMVGDGRFWQSFWATTVFTTASVLSELVLGLLIALVLNQAFLGRGIVRTAAILPWALPTALIGLAWAWIFNDQFGVVNDILRRLGLIKIGINWLGDPTLAMLAVIFADIWKTTPFISILLLAGLQSIPKDLYEAYSVDGANVWQSFRNITLPLLLPQILIAALFRFAQAFGIFDLIAVMTGGGPGGATEVVSLYIYSTVMRYLDFGYGAALVVVTFLILIAAVAIASLLLKKYRAKTSGAI from the coding sequence ATGACTAATCTGCATACACTTCGAAATAGGGAACAACAGACGGCTTGGATCTTGCTAATACCAACATTGCTGTTGTTGTTGTTTGTATTTGGCTACCCGATTTTACGAGCATTCTGGCTAAGTGTATTTACCAAAAATTTAGGGACAGAGTTACAACCCGTATTCTCTGGTTTGGACAATTATGTGCGGATGGTAGGGGATGGCCGTTTCTGGCAGAGTTTCTGGGCGACGACCGTGTTCACAACAGCATCTGTACTTTCAGAACTAGTGCTAGGACTCTTGATTGCTCTGGTTCTCAATCAAGCGTTTTTAGGACGAGGTATAGTGCGTACAGCAGCCATTCTACCCTGGGCTTTGCCTACCGCTTTAATTGGTCTAGCATGGGCTTGGATTTTTAACGACCAATTTGGAGTTGTAAACGACATTTTACGTCGGTTGGGGTTGATTAAAATTGGGATTAACTGGCTAGGAGATCCAACTCTAGCAATGCTCGCAGTGATTTTTGCTGATATTTGGAAAACCACACCCTTTATTAGTATTTTATTGCTGGCTGGTTTGCAATCGATACCGAAAGACCTCTACGAAGCTTACTCTGTCGATGGAGCAAATGTTTGGCAAAGCTTTCGTAATATTACCTTGCCACTACTGCTGCCGCAAATCTTGATTGCAGCCCTATTTCGATTTGCTCAAGCTTTCGGAATTTTTGACTTAATTGCTGTGATGACCGGAGGTGGCCCTGGTGGCGCTACTGAAGTGGTGTCTTTGTACATCTACTCTACAGTAATGCGCTACCTAGATTTTGGTTATGGGGCAGCCCTAGTAGTAGTGACATTTCTAATATTGATTGCTGCGGTGGCGATCGCTAGTTTATTGCTCAAAAAATACCGTGCCAAAACATCAGGAGCAATTTAA
- a CDS encoding DUF2252 domain-containing protein, which produces MLKYISAIASRVTALSAIAAVFILTLGFTSTVQAATPRSTWVENEIYQYNHQFASQLPQELATKMQKMTVTSFAFYRGTAHIFYRDMQTLPSSVFVNSSTSAIWLEGDMHMQNLGGMRDSNDNNVFDTNDFDEGYLGPYVWDLRRMAVSILLAAKENGLSSSDAQDIVRNFLDSYLNKMSDFKGTNEEQSYRLESSNTSGVVKDLIKKASNKSRSRLLSKYTRLNISGNRIFQTTSELQPVFSSTYSDIAGAISNYIASIPSSKRYSNSYYTLKDIRLKLGSGTGSLGKYRYFLLIEGPSSATDDDRILEMKQESSSAVAIASPNLLPSSVYGNHEGARVTIATKAMLSNIDPLLGYATVSSIPFMLHEKSPYEVGFNYTLLTTKSKFMDAIAYAGKVVAKNHAISDKDYDAAIISDSVDQEVTDIVSGNQAVFKAEIVNFAVNYATQVEYDYTSFVNAYNQGVTLY; this is translated from the coding sequence ATGCTCAAATATATATCTGCGATCGCCTCAAGAGTTACTGCGCTCAGCGCAATCGCAGCTGTCTTCATCTTAACTTTGGGGTTTACATCTACAGTTCAAGCTGCAACTCCTCGTTCAACTTGGGTAGAAAATGAAATTTACCAATATAACCATCAGTTTGCTTCTCAGTTGCCCCAAGAACTAGCAACCAAAATGCAAAAAATGACAGTCACTTCCTTTGCCTTTTATCGGGGAACGGCTCACATCTTTTATCGTGATATGCAAACGTTACCAAGTTCTGTATTTGTCAATTCCTCTACCTCAGCCATCTGGTTAGAGGGAGATATGCATATGCAGAATCTGGGAGGAATGAGAGATAGCAACGATAACAACGTTTTTGATACCAACGATTTTGATGAAGGCTATCTTGGCCCCTACGTTTGGGATTTGCGACGTATGGCAGTTTCAATTCTTTTAGCCGCTAAAGAGAACGGGCTTAGCTCCAGTGATGCTCAAGATATTGTGCGGAATTTCTTAGATAGTTACCTCAACAAGATGAGCGACTTTAAAGGAACTAACGAAGAACAATCCTACCGTTTAGAATCGAGCAATACGAGCGGTGTAGTGAAGGATTTGATTAAAAAAGCATCAAATAAGAGCCGTTCTCGTTTGCTAAGTAAGTACACGCGGCTAAATATTAGTGGCAATCGCATCTTCCAGACAACCTCTGAACTCCAGCCTGTATTCAGTAGCACCTATTCAGACATTGCTGGAGCTATAAGCAACTACATTGCCTCAATTCCTAGCAGTAAACGTTACAGCAATAGTTACTACACTCTCAAGGATATTCGTCTGAAATTAGGTTCAGGTACTGGTAGTCTTGGTAAGTACCGCTATTTTCTGCTGATTGAGGGGCCGAGTTCAGCAACTGATGATGACCGGATTTTGGAGATGAAGCAGGAAAGTAGTAGTGCAGTTGCGATCGCAAGTCCAAATCTATTACCAAGTTCCGTCTACGGAAACCATGAGGGAGCAAGAGTGACAATAGCCACTAAAGCTATGCTCTCAAATATTGACCCTTTGCTTGGCTATGCGACAGTGAGTAGCATTCCTTTTATGCTACATGAAAAATCGCCCTACGAAGTGGGCTTTAATTATACGTTGCTCACGACTAAGTCCAAGTTCATGGATGCGATCGCGTACGCAGGGAAAGTCGTTGCGAAGAACCATGCCATCTCTGATAAAGACTACGATGCGGCAATTATTTCTGACAGTGTTGATCAGGAAGTGACTGATATCGTGAGTGGTAATCAGGCTGTGTTCAAAGCTGAAATCGTTAACTTTGCGGTGAACTATGCAACTCAAGTCGAGTATGACTATACCAGTTTTGTAAATGCTTATAACCAAGGGGTGACACTTTACTAG
- a CDS encoding ABC transporter ATP-binding protein, giving the protein MAKLELTNLNKTYTSKVVPVKNVSLTVDNDEFLTLLGPSGCGKSTVLRMIAGLEEPTHGQIKIGDVDVTHKPAAERNIAMVFQSYALYPHMTVYENLASGLKIRKVPSAEIKRRVAEVAGVLGLEDLINRKPGQISGGQRQRVAVGRALVRNANVYLLDEPLSNLDALLRERVRADLKQIFALQKVPVVYVTHDQTEAMTLSTKVALLNDGYVQQLDPPELIYNHPANLFVAGFVGSPQMNLLTLPCQERSVILGNFQLRLPDIPTIPSHIVLGIRPENVRIAQSQDSQTIRGRVYLIENLGMQYLVSIRIEGSQSEAITVRALLPIDQNWNGEDITLALPPEDIHWFDVQSGHALVRRQMLNVKG; this is encoded by the coding sequence ATGGCTAAACTTGAACTCACAAACTTGAATAAAACTTATACTTCCAAAGTCGTCCCTGTCAAAAACGTTAGCTTAACTGTAGATAATGATGAGTTTCTCACTTTGCTTGGCCCTTCTGGTTGTGGGAAATCTACTGTCCTACGTATGATTGCGGGTCTGGAAGAACCTACTCACGGTCAGATCAAGATCGGGGACGTGGATGTCACCCATAAGCCAGCCGCTGAACGCAACATCGCAATGGTATTTCAAAGCTATGCACTCTATCCCCACATGACAGTCTACGAAAACCTCGCTTCTGGACTCAAGATCAGAAAAGTACCATCTGCCGAAATTAAACGGCGAGTAGCAGAAGTGGCAGGAGTTTTAGGATTAGAAGATTTAATCAACCGTAAGCCCGGTCAAATTTCTGGAGGACAACGCCAGCGGGTTGCGGTCGGTCGTGCTTTAGTGCGTAATGCTAATGTATACCTGTTGGATGAACCGTTAAGTAATTTAGATGCACTGTTGCGAGAACGAGTCCGAGCTGACCTTAAGCAAATTTTTGCTCTGCAAAAAGTTCCAGTGGTTTATGTTACCCACGACCAAACAGAAGCAATGACACTCTCCACAAAAGTAGCTCTGCTCAATGATGGCTATGTTCAGCAACTTGACCCGCCCGAACTCATCTATAATCATCCAGCTAATCTATTTGTGGCTGGATTTGTTGGTAGCCCTCAAATGAATTTGCTAACTTTACCTTGTCAAGAGCGATCCGTAATACTGGGTAATTTCCAACTACGTCTCCCAGATATACCAACTATACCATCCCATATTGTCCTGGGAATCCGCCCAGAAAATGTCCGCATTGCTCAATCACAGGATTCCCAGACTATCCGAGGGCGAGTGTATTTAATAGAAAACTTGGGTATGCAATATTTGGTCAGTATCAGAATTGAGGGTTCGCAATCCGAAGCAATTACAGTACGTGCTTTATTGCCAATAGACCAAAATTGGAATGGGGAGGATATTACATTAGCATTGCCTCCTGAAGATATTCATTGGTTCGATGTTCAATCTGGCCATGCTCTTGTCAGAAGACAAATGCTAAATGTAAAAGGCTAG
- a CDS encoding HU family DNA-binding protein: MNKGELVDAVAAKANITKKEALEVISAFLEVVTEAVANGDKVTLVGFGSFERRDRSQREGRNPKTNEPMTIPATRVPAFSPGKQFKEKVAP, translated from the coding sequence ATGAACAAAGGCGAACTAGTAGATGCTGTAGCAGCAAAGGCCAACATCACAAAAAAGGAAGCATTGGAGGTGATATCAGCTTTTTTAGAAGTCGTTACTGAAGCTGTAGCGAATGGGGATAAAGTAACGCTGGTTGGGTTTGGGTCATTCGAGCGACGCGATCGCTCCCAGCGTGAAGGGCGTAATCCTAAAACCAACGAACCAATGACCATTCCAGCTACCAGAGTGCCTGCGTTTTCTCCAGGTAAGCAGTTTAAAGAAAAAGTAGCACCATAG
- a CDS encoding DUF308 domain-containing protein, which produces MVMIVLGMIAIAFPFFASVTSVLVFGWIFVFAGIAQIIYANNPKVQLKWLFLPLHLLNSIQQVLGNILRRLA; this is translated from the coding sequence ATCGTCATGATTGTATTAGGCATGATTGCGATCGCATTTCCCTTCTTTGCATCCGTTACTTCAGTGCTAGTATTTGGCTGGATTTTTGTGTTTGCCGGAATTGCTCAAATCATTTATGCCAATAATCCAAAGGTGCAACTTAAGTGGCTCTTTCTCCCCCTCCATCTCCTGAACTCGATTCAACAAGTGCTTGGAAATATACTTCGACGACTGGCGTAA
- a CDS encoding DUF1772 domain-containing protein, producing MQLYQQYFALKLFSVLGCGLTAGVFFAFSTFVMSALARLQPAQGIAAMQSINITVINPLFMTVFLGTAAACIFLVISSLLKWHQPGAPYLLVGSLLYLVGTLGVTIVFNVPLNEALAKVEPDSTIGASLWSSYLANWTLWNHIRTAAALAAAVSLTIALCLGSRIAERLSNTVS from the coding sequence ATGCAATTGTATCAACAATATTTTGCATTGAAGCTTTTCTCAGTACTGGGCTGTGGGTTAACAGCCGGAGTCTTCTTCGCCTTCTCGACTTTCGTGATGAGCGCCCTTGCTCGACTTCAGCCAGCACAGGGCATTGCTGCTATGCAATCTATCAATATCACGGTGATCAATCCATTGTTTATGACAGTGTTTTTGGGAACGGCTGCGGCTTGCATCTTTTTAGTTATCTCCTCGTTATTAAAGTGGCATCAACCCGGTGCGCCCTACTTACTCGTCGGCAGCTTGCTTTACCTTGTTGGTACATTAGGTGTAACAATCGTGTTCAATGTACCACTCAATGAAGCCCTGGCAAAAGTCGAGCCGGACAGTACTATCGGTGCAAGCCTATGGTCTAGCTACCTCGCTAACTGGACACTATGGAATCACATTCGGACGGCAGCAGCTTTAGCAGCAGCGGTATCGCTTACCATTGCACTTTGTTTGGGTTCAAGAATTGCAGAGCGGCTCAGTAACACCGTTAGCTAA
- a CDS encoding carbohydrate ABC transporter permease, with product MSIIPQTVSATPGRTGKTRFSLKKILLLIAVVLVVLFSLAPILWQVLTSFKVNEDIAAVPTVYFPQRFTFSHYIELFTRRPFWRYILNSAFVSITSTALALAIGAPAAYALARLRPWGEQFILASILIVTLFPGILLFLGLLEIIQVLRLGNNYLALIIPYTAINLPLTILVLKSFFQQLPKDLEDSARVDGYNTFQLLWQIVLPMTLPALVTTGILTFIFAWNEFIFALTFMTREELKTIPVAAAQLGGATVFEIPYGAIAAATVLGTLPLVLLVLFFQRRIVQGLTAGAVKG from the coding sequence ATGAGTATAATTCCACAAACAGTTTCAGCAACTCCAGGACGAACAGGTAAAACTAGGTTTTCTCTTAAAAAAATCTTGCTACTAATAGCAGTTGTATTAGTGGTACTATTCAGCCTCGCACCAATTTTATGGCAAGTACTGACCTCGTTTAAAGTCAACGAGGATATCGCTGCTGTTCCTACTGTTTATTTCCCTCAGCGATTCACTTTCAGTCACTACATTGAATTATTCACCCGTCGTCCATTTTGGCGCTACATCCTCAACAGCGCCTTTGTATCGATTACCTCTACAGCTTTAGCTTTAGCGATCGGAGCGCCCGCGGCTTATGCCCTAGCACGGCTACGCCCTTGGGGTGAACAATTTATCCTCGCAAGCATTCTGATCGTCACTTTGTTTCCTGGAATTCTTTTGTTCTTGGGACTGTTAGAAATTATTCAGGTGCTTAGATTAGGCAATAACTATCTGGCGCTGATTATACCTTACACTGCCATTAATTTGCCGTTGACAATTCTGGTACTCAAAAGCTTTTTTCAACAATTACCAAAAGACTTAGAAGATTCCGCTAGGGTTGATGGCTACAACACCTTTCAATTACTGTGGCAAATTGTGCTGCCTATGACCCTTCCCGCTTTGGTGACTACTGGAATTCTCACTTTTATTTTTGCCTGGAACGAGTTTATCTTCGCTCTGACATTTATGACTCGTGAAGAGTTGAAGACGATTCCCGTTGCTGCTGCTCAGTTAGGTGGTGCAACAGTATTTGAAATTCCTTATGGTGCGATCGCTGCTGCCACCGTTTTGGGAACACTTCCCCTGGTTTTACTAGTTTTGTTTTTCCAACGCCGAATTGTCCAAGGTCTTACAGCTGGTGCTGTCAAAGGATAA
- a CDS encoding TetR/AcrR family transcriptional regulator has product MSKTVRSSTLTRARLIEAASQVFASLGVQGATTREIARVAGVNEVTLFRHFASKEQLLGAVIENALALQIEALAQPETWTQNLSIDLTRYAQLYNTMLEGQEDLIRTFIGEAKRHPEAAKQVIQQATNPLKEKLIDYLQCSQKIGTVRSELDPYPAVDMFTGMLLAGMLCRTVKFAQGNYSRDDYIQTCVDIFVRGISTVPVSIVNAAITQKAE; this is encoded by the coding sequence ATGAGTAAAACAGTCCGTTCCTCTACCCTTACCCGTGCGCGTTTGATAGAAGCGGCTTCACAGGTTTTTGCTAGTTTAGGTGTTCAAGGAGCAACTACTCGTGAAATAGCTCGTGTTGCTGGTGTAAATGAGGTAACTTTATTTCGTCACTTTGCTAGCAAAGAACAATTGTTAGGAGCAGTGATTGAAAATGCTTTGGCACTTCAAATAGAAGCCCTTGCTCAACCAGAAACATGGACACAGAATTTGAGCATTGATTTAACGCGGTATGCTCAGCTTTACAACACAATGCTAGAAGGACAAGAAGATTTGATTCGTACCTTTATTGGGGAAGCCAAACGTCATCCTGAAGCAGCCAAGCAAGTTATTCAACAAGCTACCAATCCTTTAAAAGAAAAGCTAATAGATTACTTGCAATGTAGCCAGAAAATAGGTACTGTCAGGTCTGAGCTTGATCCATATCCGGCAGTTGATATGTTTACGGGGATGCTGTTAGCTGGAATGCTCTGCCGCACAGTAAAGTTTGCTCAAGGTAACTATAGCCGTGATGACTATATCCAAACCTGTGTAGATATTTTTGTGCGCGGTATTAGTACTGTTCCTGTTTCAATCGTAAATGCAGCTATAACCCAGAAGGCAGAGTAA